One part of the Microtus ochrogaster isolate Prairie Vole_2 chromosome 16, MicOch1.0, whole genome shotgun sequence genome encodes these proteins:
- the Fam217a gene encoding protein FAM217A — MGRRSNESCGTNQHVSSISPENLSPWNLDSEETFADNEGQLPGKDGVAGKTNKNHLGTPAEQLVLQLTVSEHAHSRVQNSNQGVFQLWSSPVKKGSTLDSRELKKSSAETGFSVANSARLFSLNHSLTSGPGLTDSKQVSAHPGQFMPAGLCWPYAEGDFLKDRSEFHLSSYSTMGNSNSDSISAVNWNLKYRNLSVEENVTDESDLSESEKRNDSLLSYFKKMDLNLKPETIEHVERSFSEEANEASVYADFLPAPFNTLDLHRFAMSKCESWKASVHPPESSIERLIIRLLELERLQHMTIQREKPRLQSTFSIFPMAERPSSSKTTALKARPPKFPDTLTLQTSSGDRSRDKRKNNSCSGKPEQNVSKWTSKCKSSSRSLLKCSSSVKQCAAALDDFKNAKSALLNPYQELPPKPTTAQATQPLAKMVSTKCLPPRSPVAVSPIPLSFPENPKEESKAPKAKRKLHRKSILLNKAFHTQKQNCLSPSLIARGKCSPTDQK, encoded by the exons ATGGGAAGAAGAAGCAATGAGAGCTGTGGCACCAACCAGCATGTGTCGAGCATCTCTCCAGAG AATCTCTCTCCGTGGAACTTGGATTCAGAAGAGACCTTTGCTGACAATGAAGGCCAGTTACCTGGGAAGGATGGTGTGGCAG GCAAAACGAACAAG AACCACCTGGGCACCCCAGCAGAACAGCTGGTGCTGCAGCTGACTGTGTCGGAGCATGCTCACAGTAGAGTGCAG AACAGTAACCAAGGGGTATTTCAGCTATGGAGTTCTCCTGTCAAAAAAGGAAGTACCTTGGATAGCAG ggaattaaaaaaatcttcagcAGAAACTGGCTTCAGTGTAGCCAACAGTGCCAGGCTCTTCTCTCTAAACCACTCGTTAACAAGTGGTCCGGGTTTGACAGACAGCAAGCAAGTCAGTGCTCATCCTGGTCAGTTCATGCCAGCAGGTCTCTGCTGGCCCTATGCTGAAGGAGACTTCCTTAAGGATAGAAGTGAGTTTCATCTTAGCTCATACTCCACTATGGGAAACAGCAATAGTGACTCTATATCTGCTGTAAATTGGAATTTGAAATACAGAAACCTCAGTGTGGAAGAAAATGTCACAGATGAAAGTGACTTATCAGAAAGTGAGAAACGGAATGACTCCTTGCTcagctattttaaaaagatggacCTGAACTTAAAGCCAGAAACAATAGAACACGTGGAGAGATCCTTCTCAGAGGAAGCAAACGAAGCGTCTGTCTACGCTGACTTTCTCCCTGCTCCTTTCAACACTCTGGACTTGCACAGATTTGCCATGTCAAAATGTGAGAGCTGGAAGGCCTCAGTACACCCTCCGGAAAGCTCCATTGAGCGGTTAATAATTCGTTTATTGGAACTGGAAAGATTACAACATATGACCATAcaaagagagaagccaaggctACAGAGCACGTTCTCAATATTTCCCATGGCAGAACGACCTTCTTCCTCTAAAACCACTGCACTGAAAGCCAGGCCACCTAAGTTTCCTGACACATTGACTCTACAGACCTCTAGTGGAGACAGAAGTCGagacaagagaaaaaacaatTCCTGTTCCGGAAAGCCAGAACAAAATGTCTCTAAATGGACCAGCAAATGTAAGTCGAGCTCCAGATCACTGCTAAAATGCTCATCCTCTGTGAAACAGTGCGCTGCTGCTCTCGATGACTTCAAGAATGCCAAAAGCGCCCTTCTAAACCCTTACCAGGAACTCCCACCCAAGCCTACTACTGCCCAGGCAACTCAACCACTGGCCAAAATGGTTTCAACAAAATGTCTCCCACCAAGGTCCCCAGTTGCAGTTTCTCCCATACCCCTGTCTTTTCCAGAAAATCCAAAGGAAGAAAGTAAGGCGCCAAAAGCCAAAAGGAAACTTCACAGGAAAAGCATACTACTGAATAAAGCTTTCCACACTCAGAAGCAAAACTGCCTATCGCCTTCTCTTATAGCCAGAGGCAAGTGCTCACCCACTGACCAAAAATAG